From the genome of Nakamurella flavida:
GTGAGGTCCTCGCGCCGGGCCGGGACGGAGTACGTCGGCACCTCCGGTGAGCCGGGTTCCCGTCCGAGATAGGACGTCCAGCCGAACCGGTTGCTCCGCGGCGTCCACGCCCGGACGTGCGGGACGCGGTGGCCGGGCCGGGTGACGGTGCGGTCGTCCAGCATCGGGTAGACGAGCAGCTGGAACGCCACCGCCGGCTCGCCGTCGCGTCGTGTGTCATGCATGCGATGGGCGAGGGCGGCGGCCAACCCACCACCGGCGCTCGCCCCGCCGACGGCGACCCGGGACGCTTCGATCCCGAGCTCGTCGGCGCGATCCAGGAGGCCCCGCAGCCCGGCGAACACGTCGTCGACGGCCGCGGGGGCCGGGTGTTCCGGGGCCAGGCGATAGCGGACCGAGGCCACCGCGATGCCCAGTTCGCGGACGAAGCCCAGGCTGCTGCGCTCGTCCTGCTCCGGCCGGCCGATGATCAGCCCACCGCCGTGGATCCACAGCAGCAGTGGCACCGGGCCGCTCGCGGCGGCGGGCCGGAGCAGGCGGAGCGACACCTCGGGCCCGCCGTCGTACCCGGGGACGGTGATCTCCCGGGCCCGGACGTCGGGGCCCGGGTCGGGGGCGGGCCGCTCGGGAAGGTGCCGGAGGAGCCGCACCACCGCCGGGCCGAAGGACACCGGGGGGAGCAACCGGGCGATGCGCAGATCGGGGTGAAAGGCGTTCACCCGCCCTGCCTACCCGACGAGCGGCCCGGACGCAGCCGGGCCCGGCGCGCAGTTGCGCACCGGGCCCGGCGGGAATGCGGGGGACTCAGCCGGCCAGGAACTTCACCAGCGCCGCGTTGAACTCCTCGGCGTGGGTGGTGTTGATGCCGTGCGGGCCGCCCTCGATGAGGACCAGCTCGCTGTTCGCGATCAGTTCGTGCGACCGCTTGCCGCTGACCTCGAACGGCACCACCTGATCGGCGTCGCCGTGGATGACCAGGGTGGGCACATCGACCTTGGCCACGTCGCCGCGGAAGTCGGTGCGGCCGAAGGCGGCGATGCAGTCCAGGGTGCCCTTGGGCGAGGCGACCTCCGCCAGGGACAGGGCGTAGTCGTGGGTCGGCCCGCTGACGAGCTCGCGCACGCCGGTCGCGGTCACCAGCTTGGACAGGAAGCCCTCGCCGCCCGGGGTGAAGAAGTTGCTGACGAACCCGTCGAGGAACTTCGGCCGGTCGGTCTTCACGCCGGTCTCGAAGCCGCCGATGGTGGCGTCGTCCAGGCCGCCGTCCGGGTTGTCGTCGGACTGGTAGAGGTACGGCGGGACCGCGGCGGCGAGCACGGCCTTGCTGACCCG
Proteins encoded in this window:
- a CDS encoding alpha/beta fold hydrolase, with amino-acid sequence MPKVTVGTEAGSPIELHYEDYGTGKPVVLIHGWPLSGRSWEAQVPALVEAGHRVITYDRRGFGQSTQPWNGYDYDTFAADLNTLLTELDLTEVALVGFSMGGGEVVRYIGTYGSSRVSKAVLAAAVPPYLYQSDDNPDGGLDDATIGGFETGVKTDRPKFLDGFVSNFFTPGGEGFLSKLVTATGVRELVSGPTHDYALSLAEVASPKGTLDCIAAFGRTDFRGDVAKVDVPTLVIHGDADQVVPFEVSGKRSHELIANSELVLIEGGPHGINTTHAEEFNAALVKFLAG
- a CDS encoding alpha/beta hydrolase; the encoded protein is MNAFHPDLRIARLLPPVSFGPAVVRLLRHLPERPAPDPGPDVRAREITVPGYDGGPEVSLRLLRPAAASGPVPLLLWIHGGGLIIGRPEQDERSSLGFVRELGIAVASVRYRLAPEHPAPAAVDDVFAGLRGLLDRADELGIEASRVAVGGASAGGGLAAALAHRMHDTRRDGEPAVAFQLLVYPMLDDRTVTRPGHRVPHVRAWTPRSNRFGWTSYLGREPGSPEVPTYSVPARREDLTGLPPAWIGVGSLDLFHDEDVAYARRLRDADVPCALDVVPGAFHGFDALLPRAAVSRTFWRSQADALRGALLP